In Meiothermus sp. CFH 77666, the sequence TGCCTGGAACCGCACCCGCTACTCGGGCGGAACCCGCGAACCCGGCGGCCTGAGCGAGCTGGGGTTTGAACTGATTCACGCTATGGACGAGAACCGCCTGGCCCTGGACTTCTCCCACATGGACGAACAAGCCTTCTGGCAGGCCCTGGAGGTATTCGAGGGGTCAGTTTGCGCTACCCACAGCAACCCTCGAGCCTTGCTCGGGGGCGAAGAGCCCCCTTTTGCCAACCGCCACCTGAGCGATGCCATGATCCGGGCCATCGGCCAGCGGGGCGGGGTGATCGGCACGGTGCTCTTTGGGTTTTTCCTGGAACACACCTGGCAACGCGGCATGGAGCGTGTGAAGCTGGAAGTGGTCGGACGGCACATGGCCCACACCGCCAGCCTGATTGGATGGGACAAAGTGGGCATCGGCTCCGACTTTGATGGAGGCTTTGGCCTGCACGAAAACCCGGAGGGCCTGAACCAGCCCTCCGACCTGCAAAAAATCGGGGGCCTGGTTCCCGAACCTTTCCGAAGTGGGGTACTGGGGGAGAACTGGCTTCGCTGGTTGCAAACCGCCCTGCCATAAGGCCCATTTTGAATCTAAAATCCGACCCGTTCGTGGTATAACGGGGGCTGTGAATCTTTCTAGCCTGTGGATCGGACTGGTAGCGGGGGCTTTTGGGGGACTGGTGGGCCTGGGCGGGGGCATTGTGGCCATGCCCCTGATGGTGGCTTTCCTCAAGCTCACCCAACACAAAGCCGTGGCAACCAGTCTGGTGATGGTGGTTTTTACTGGGCTGGCGGGTGCGCTCTCCTATGCTACCCAGGGTACGGTGGACTGGGTAGCAGCCCTGCTGATCTTCCCTACCGCCATGATCACCGCCAACCTTGGGGCCCGGTTTGCCAATCGGTTGCCCGAGTGGAAACTCAAGCGGGTCTTCGGCTGGTACCTGATTTTTGTGGCTCTGTCGCTCCTGCTCAAGCCCTATATCCCCCACGTAGAGGAGCCTTTGCAAGGCTGGGTACGGGTGCTGCCCCTGATTCTTACGGGTGTGGTCGCCGGCTTTGCCTCGGGGATGCTGGGGGTGGGGGGCGGCACCATCACCGTGCCGATAATGGTCTTGCTGGTGGGCCTCGAGCAGCACACTGCCCAGGGCACCTCCCTGCTGGCCATGATTCCTTCGGCCCTGGTGGGGTCTTACACACACTACCGCCACGGCAATCTGGCCCAGGAGTACGTGCCGGGGCTGGTGGTGGGCATTCTGGTGGGGGCCTTTGCGGGCGGTCTGGTGGCCAATCAGCTACCTGAATTCTGGCTGCGGGTGGTGTTTGCAGTGGTGTTGATCTGGACTGCCACACGCTATGTCGGGGCCCAGCCCAAACACCAACCAGCATA encodes:
- a CDS encoding membrane dipeptidase, whose translation is MIVDAHLDLAHNAVDLGRDLTLPLAALRKQDAHPDVPVVTLPALREGNIGICFATLWVDPRKYTDPQTAHQQALRQLEVYLRWEEQGWVRILRDQASLQKHLALWPEDHVTALVILIEGAECIREPGEVGFWKAQGVRLIGPAWNRTRYSGGTREPGGLSELGFELIHAMDENRLALDFSHMDEQAFWQALEVFEGSVCATHSNPRALLGGEEPPFANRHLSDAMIRAIGQRGGVIGTVLFGFFLEHTWQRGMERVKLEVVGRHMAHTASLIGWDKVGIGSDFDGGFGLHENPEGLNQPSDLQKIGGLVPEPFRSGVLGENWLRWLQTALP
- a CDS encoding sulfite exporter TauE/SafE family protein, whose protein sequence is MNLSSLWIGLVAGAFGGLVGLGGGIVAMPLMVAFLKLTQHKAVATSLVMVVFTGLAGALSYATQGTVDWVAALLIFPTAMITANLGARFANRLPEWKLKRVFGWYLIFVALSLLLKPYIPHVEEPLQGWVRVLPLILTGVVAGFASGMLGVGGGTITVPIMVLLVGLEQHTAQGTSLLAMIPSALVGSYTHYRHGNLAQEYVPGLVVGILVGAFAGGLVANQLPEFWLRVVFAVVLIWTATRYVGAQPKHQPA